The proteins below come from a single Triticum aestivum cultivar Chinese Spring chromosome 5D, IWGSC CS RefSeq v2.1, whole genome shotgun sequence genomic window:
- the LOC123119401 gene encoding importin subunit beta-1, with protein sequence MPKRKRETTDDPNPHRRPLGVTATASPPPGAGAGASGDPAPGPLDGQLIQPAMDNITQILKDAQDPDNNIRLVAECKLKQLQERNRPNFLLSLSAELSSDASPPECRCLAGIMLKNSVEGKYSEDNSILIEQWNNLDQRIKSQIKESLLITLGSLAPQARHASSQIIGRLAYIEIPSQGWQDLIGRLLRNMAQQGASPATLKQATLEALEYVFEEKTLRFEKDTINGVLDAVIRAMNHQAEKSFQVRVAAVKALQNVHKFADFASDDDCRNRIMTAISDAAKSDEAVEVKHAAFGCLTAIASKYYMELEPYMETTLSLTTEALSLEGGVDETVALECIEFWSTICRKVIKLREKRKRFPRVILTADCHFLENPLCSLVPLLLQTLSLHQERDVDELNIFMSAMTCLGLVARTIGDAVVPFARQFIEGNIKVADWRSRKTAISVLGVILEGPSIEKLAPVVGLLMDKMEDPHMEIRGTATCTLGQVFELLHSPALDKRFFTNEDFPRIMAALSKRGKDVPEVSKEVCEAIYFLARGYDVPISSEVDHSKKKISSELSPFLSGVIDAILSASELDKKTPFGLPASASAYGALIEIVRVSNMWDFEAVIAIMDLMPRIMRRLNTALDAKAISSDDKTNRQNLQALLCDVLHAIIEKLGNSLHADKVRESAQSMSLQFCRVLTCDCSTACDKAALAIGALARAVGPKFLDHMPIFLQYYSVKLFSPIYLEVIGTIFHVLGDEILPCCDDMMDVLYEGLSKPKLKPQILACFGEIALAIGKHFEEYHLQAVRKKLKEAANPRYYANVSDEDKVDYGNQLRQGICKAYSGILRGIKDQKSGLKVAADLVEFIEAVSEDESRDARVTSAAVDVLDQFGFMAESWKQGLISELGR encoded by the exons ATGCCGAAAAGAAAACGAGAAACCACCGACGATCCCAATCCACACCGCCGGCCGCTCGGCGTCACCGCCACCGCCTCCCCTCCAccgggagcgggagcgggagcgagCGGAGATCCCGCCCCCGGCCCGCTG GACGGACAGTTGATACAGCCAGCTATGGATAATATCACTCAGATTCTAAAAGATGCTCAGGATCCGGATAACAACATAAGGCTTGTAGCAGAATGCAAACTCAAGCAGCTCCAGGAGCGTAATCGTCCCAACTTCCTCCTGTCATTATCAGCAGAGCTCTCGAGTGATGCAAGTCCGCCCGAGTGCAGATGCCTTGCTGGCATTATGCTGAAGAATTCTGTGGAAGGAAAGTATTCTGAAGATAACAGCATCCTCATCGAACAATGGAACAACCTGGATCAACGTATCAAATCCCAGATTAAGGAGTCATTGCTGATAACACTAGGATCTTTGGCTCCTCAGGCGAGGCATGCCTCATCACAGATTATTGGCAGGCTTGCATATATTGAGATACCCTCCCAGGGGTGGCAAGACCTCATTGGCAGATTACTGCGCAACATGGCACAGCAGGGTGCATCTCCTGCTACACTAAAGCAAGCAACTCTAGAGGCGCTGGAGTATGTGTTTGAGGAGAAGACCTTGAGGTTCGAGAAAGACACAATTAATGGTGTTCTGGATGCCGTCATCCGGGCAATGAACCACCAGGCAGAGAAAAGTTTTCAAGTCCGTGTTGCGGCGGTTAAAGCTCTACAGAATGTTCATAAGTTTGCTGACTTTGCAAGTGATGATGATTGCAGAAATCGTATAATGACTGCAATATCTGATGCAGCTAAATCCGATGAAGCAGTGGAGGTCAAGCATGCAGCATTCGGCTGCCTTACTGCAATTGCATCCAAATATTATATGGAGTTAGAACCTTACATGGAAACCACACTCAGCCTTACAACTGAAGCTTTGAGCTTGGAAGGAGGTGTGGACGAAACAGTTGCGCTCGAATGTATCGAGTTCTGGAGCACTATTTGTAGAAAAGTGATTAAACTCCGAGAAAAAAGAAAACGCTTTCCTCGTGTTATATTGACCGCAGATTGTCACTTCCTTGAGAATCCCCTTTGTTCACTTGTTCCACTTCTGCTACAAACTCTGTCGTTACACCAAGAAAGAGATGTTGATGAACTGAACATCTTCATGAGTGCTATGACATGCCTAGGCCTCGTCGCTAGAACTATCGGGGATGCAGTTGTCCCATTTGCAAGGCAGTTTATCGAGGGTAACATCAAAGTGGCAGATTGGCGTAGTCGCAAGACAGCTATTTCTGTACTAGGCGTTATCCTTGAAGGGCCTTCTATTGAAAAACTCGCTCCTGTGGTCGGTTTGTTGATGGACAAGATGGAAGACCCACACATGGAGATAAGAGGCACCGCTACATGCACTCTTGGGCAGGTGTTTGAGCTTCTGCATTCTCCAGCTCTTGATAAAAGATTTTTCACAAATGAAGACTTTCCTCGCATCATGGCTGCGTTGTCAAAGAGGGGTAAAGATGTTCCAGAAGTGTCCAAGGAAGTCTGTGAAGCTATATATTTTCTTGCCCGAGGTTATGATGTGCCAATCTCATCCGAGGTAGACCATTCAAAAAAGAAAATCTCATCTGAACTTTCACCTTTTCTTAGTGGTGTTATCGATGCTATCCTTTCTGCTTCGGAACTTGATAAGAAGACCCCTTTCGGGCTTCCTGCATCTGCATCTGCTTATGGCGCATTGATTGAGATTGTGAGAGTAAGCAACATGTGGGATTTTGAAGCTGTAATAGCTATTATGGATTTGATGCCTCGTATCATGCGAAGATTAAACACAGCGCTTGATGCCAAAGCAATTTCATCAGATGACAAGACTAACAGGCAAAATCTTCAGGCGTTGCTGTGTGACGTACTGCACGCCATAATCGAGAAACTGGGGAATTCGCTTCACGCGGACAAGGTTAGGGAGTCTGCTCAGTCTATGTCGCTTCAGTTTTGCCGTGTCCTGACCTGCGACTGTTCTACCGCATGTGATAAAGCAGCGCTTGCTATTGGTGCTCTGGCTCGTGCCGTCGGTCCAAAGTTTCTGGATCACATGCCAATATTTTTGCAGTATTACAGCGTGAAGCTATTCTCCCCTATCTATTTAGAGGTGATTGGCACTATCTTTCATGTCTTGGGAGATGAAATCCTGCCATGCTGTGATGATATGATGGACGTTCTTTACGAAGGTCTCTCAAAACCCAAGCTTAAACCTCAAATTTTGGCATGCTTTGGAGAGATCGCTCTTGCTATCGGCAAGCATTTTGAGGAGTACCACCTGCAGGCTGTTAGGAAAAAGCTGAAAGAAGCTGCTAACCCAAGATATTATGCCAATGTCTCTGATGAGGATAAGGTTGATTACGGTAACCAGCTTAGACAGGGAATATGCAAGGCTTACTCTGGCATATTGCGGGGTATAAAGGACCAAAAATCTGGGTTGAAGGTAGCAGCGGATCTAGTTGAGTTCATTGAAGCTGTCTCTGAGGACGAGAGCAG GGATGCAAGGGTGACATCCGCTGCAGTTGATGTGTTGGATCAGTTTGGTTTCATGGCGGAGTCATGGAAACAGGGACTGATTTCGGAATTAGGGAGGTAA